Below is a window of Humulus lupulus chromosome 9, drHumLupu1.1, whole genome shotgun sequence DNA.
GGTCAAGAGTAAGACATAGCTTATGGCAATGCTGGCCAGAGTTGCATTTGGTTCTGCAATTGCAGCCAAGGTGGTTTAAAATTAAGGTGACAACTAGAATTTGCAGTTGGTACAAATGATTGGCTGAGTTATGGAAAACATGTACGGTAGATGGCTGGTGAAAAAGGTAGagaatagagaaaaagagagaagagaagCTCTGTAACTCTTTGAGAATAGCGAATTGAGATGGCAAGACTAGCAAAATGAACTTAGGAGACCTTTATGCTCTAAACTCccctgtgttttctttacttgtCATTGCTGCAGTGTTTGGTATtttggtttggtgtgatttggttGCTGTAGAGTTTCTAAACTAGTGTACATAAAATGTACCTCAATAGTAACTatgtgtgaactatgtgtgaactGTGTGTGAACTGTGTGTGAACTGTGTGTGAACTATGTGAGGTTGGTGTGAATTTGGGTGAGCTATGCGTGAACCATGTGTAAATAATGTGTGAACCGTATGTGAAGAAAGTGTGAATATATATGACTTATGTATTAAGCGCTTATTTAATTTACCTTTTCAGATGTCACTCCTCATGCTTCCTACTGAAAGGCATTATCCAGCAAAGGCTGCGTATAGGGGAGGGAGAATTATGAGTACAATAATAGCAAAGTTCACGACATTTGACTTGTTGGAACGAGCGAAACAGTCACCATTCAAGCAATTCTTCTTAGCTCCGCCTCTACAATATTCTGGAGTTATTATTCACCAGTTACTGCTTAGGAGAGTTGTTGGTAGAGGAAAGAACGAATACTGCTTGAATTTTAATATTTGTGGTCAGAATACAAGGTTTGGAATTAGTGAATTTGGTTTGATCACTGGATTGAATTGTGGAATTTCTCCGGATCAGGCAAAGTATAAAGAAATGACCAAGAGTAAAAGACTTCTCCAGACATACTTGAACAATAAAGAATGTTTGTCTTCTGAAGAGTTGGAAGATGGATTCAAAAGGTGCGATGTGAAAGAAGACGTATGGAAATTAGGTCTATGTTTTTTGGTAGACTCTCTTTTATTACCTAGTGAACCAAAGATGAAATGCTTTATTGATGTCCTTTCCATGGTGGAAAATGAAGATGACTTCTTCAACTATCCTTGGGGGAGATTATCGTACGAGAAGACATTATTCGGCTTGGCAAAAGATATGGAAAGGCTAAGGAATAAATACTTGAAGAATGTTGAGCAAAAGAGAAAAAGACCAGCACCTCAGTACACAATTTATGGTTATGCCATTGCTCTGCAATATTGGGCCTATGAAATTTTCACAAAGTTCTCTGCATTTTCTGATCAACAACCCCtggcctttccaagaatgctTAGCTGGTCAGCGCATAAAATGCTGAAAGAGAAAGATATTGAaggtgtatttaagaaaaaaagtgtaagtcgttaagattttatttgagtttgtgatttataagtaatgtttatactttattaatttattattttgttgcagAATCTTGTGAAGGCCACGCTCAATCCAAGACCCGAAGAGAAAGAATTTCATGACTctattattcaaggaccagatgaACTACTCATGGGACGTGTTATTAGCTTTGTAGACGATGATGTGGAATTGGAGTTTGAAAGGGAAGAACGTGAGGAATCTCCCACAAAGCCCGATGTAGCAGACGGGCATCGTCACGAGCAAGACAAGAAAGAGATACCAACTCCAATTAACACCCACCATGAAAAGTTGTTAGCTGATATTGACACTTTGAAAAGTAACCAACAAAGAATGGAGGAGAAGTTGGATTATCTAATTGAATTAGTGCTCTCGCAACGTAAAGGTAGTGATTCTGAGGATTCATTATCAGATGAGCATCTTGCTTCACCACACCATACATTTATTATGGAGCACGTTGTTGGAGAAGATAGCCCTAGCTGTAGGGTGGTATCTCCTGGAGATATGGCTGGGGTGGAATTCAAGAGAAGGAGGGTTCCAACGAAAAGAATTTTTGGTTCCGAGTTTACTGATCCAactaagaagaaaaagaaagcaaaGACAATTGTAACTGATCCTTGTGAAATTAATCCCCTACAGCCATATGACGAAAAGCAAATGAGACGTTTTAAGAAATGGGTAATTGGTTTAAAAAAGAATGATAAGCCTATTTCTCTCTTGGCTGGTTCGTGCACTGCGAAATGGTTTATTCAGCTACTTACACCACGTACATGGCTGGACGGACTGGTAAGACtactgaaataatttttttttaaaaatatatataatttgaatgcATATATACTTATAATATTTGGCATGCAGCACATTGATGCAGCTTTAGGGTTGATGAAAGAACGAGTGTACACTTACAAGAAGACTTACTCCGAAAGATTCACCATCGTGGATTCTATGTTCCAACAGTTCTTCGAACCACATTGGGAACAATTCAACAAGA
It encodes the following:
- the LOC133799975 gene encoding uncharacterized protein LOC133799975; protein product: MAMLARVAFGSAIAAKMSLLMLPTERHYPAKAAYRGGRIMSTIIAKFTTFDLLERAKQSPFKQFFLAPPLQYSGVIIHQLLLRRVVGRGKNEYCLNFNICGQNTRFGISEFGLITGLNCGISPDQAKYKEMTKSKRLLQTYLNNKECLSSEELEDGFKRCDVKEDVWKLGLCFLVDSLLLPSEPKMKCFIDVLSMVENEDDFFNYPWGRLSYEKTLFGLAKDMERLRNKYLKNVEQKRKRPAPQYTIYGYAIALQYWAYEIFTKFSAFSDQQPLAFPRMLSWSAHKMLKEKDIEGVFKKKSNLVKATLNPRPEEKEFHDSIIQGPDELLMGRVISFVDDDVELEFEREEREESPTKPDVADGHRHEQDKKEIPTPINTHHEKLLADIDTLKSNQQRMEEKLDYLIELVLSQRKGSDSEDSLSDEHLASPHHTFIMEHVVGEDSPSCRVVSPGDMAGVEFKRRRVPTKRIFGSEFTDPTKKKKKAKTIVTDPCEINPLQPYDEKQMRRFKKWVIGLKKNDKPISLLAGSCTAKWFIQLLTPRTWLDGLHIDAALGLMKERVYTYKKTYSERFTIVDSMFQQFFEPHWEQFNKKKIKSSYIWPQEVLDYLVGDDNNFKRSWKDIDEVFTPINFSGTHWVLLEISLTSCLIKAYDSDITVVSNKEFENKMSRWGKMLPFLIQSSGLLSHRKDVQLQAQKVRFEFTRLGTEKVPQTKTSGDCGVYVIKHLEYLLAKKPLSKVNDDNMDFFRKKTCVDLFYRNLQP